A genomic region of Oncorhynchus mykiss isolate Arlee chromosome 2, USDA_OmykA_1.1, whole genome shotgun sequence contains the following coding sequences:
- the LOC118937723 gene encoding skin secretory protein xP2-like isoform X1: protein MGCSSSSTQTVDEEKRPGTKPEESNGDTFVVGNGHISEDTETIADQMQLPVQSALTDDSEEPVIMASEALETMGSGWEEDQVLEMLAAAEPEVPPEAPAEAAAVVAEVPSEAVFLVEAVVPVEVVAPVEAVVVEAAPVAEAPAETVVSEESPVVETGAAVEVATLVEAAAPVEAAAPVEVAETVPEAAPAPTEETPAPAPTEETPAPAPTEETPAPAPTEETPAPAPTEETPAPAPTEETPAPAPTEETPAPPPTAETPAPAPKEETKDAPAPVAAVPEPVIPAAEPVAAVPEGAPAVEAPVPSGLITDLVVAAEPAAEPITTPVAVEAPVAAVANEPVEAPGPVEAPGEVTAPAPEPAVETPTPAPEAAPELTPAALAPAPSDAPTPAPELTPATPAPVAPPTPAPELTPATPAPVAPPTPAISIPEIDGVPVVVSEVAQEAAALVLAGVAQEAEKDKKQN from the exons ATGGGATGTTCTTCGTCCAGCACACAGACTGTCGATGAGGAGAAGAGACCGGGGACAAAACCCGAGGAGTCCAACGGAGACACATTTG TTGTCGGGAATGGTCACATCTCGGAGGACACGGAGACCATCGCTGACCAGATGCAGCTTCCTGTCCAGAGTGCCCTGACTGATGACTCTGAGGAACCCGTCATCATGGCCTCAGAGGCCCTGGAGACCATGGGGTCTGGATGGGAGGAGGACCAGGTCCTGGAGATGCTGGCTGCAGCCGAGCCAGAGGTTCCCCCTGAAGCCCCTGCTGAGGCTGCAGCTGTAGTTGCAGAGGTCCCTTCAGAGGCTGTGTTCTTAGTAGAGGCTGTGGTCCCAGTGGAGGTGGTGGCCCCTGTTGAGGCTGTCGTGGTTGAGGCCGCTCCTGTGGCAGAGGCTCCTGCTGAGACAGTGGTGTCTGAGGAGTCCCCTGTTGTTGAAACTGGAGCTGCAGTGGAGGTGGCTACCCTTGTCGAGGCAGCTGCACCTGTGGAAGCTGCTGCCCCAGTCGAGGTGGCTGAAACtgtcccagaggctgctccagcCCCGACAGAGGAGACCCCAGCTCCAGCCCCGACAGAGGAGACCCCAGCTCCAGCCCCGACAGAGGAGACCCCAGCTCCAGCCCCGACAGAGGAGACCCCAGCTCCAGCCCCGACAGAGGAGACCCCAGCTCCAGCCCCGACAGAGGAGACCCCAGCTCCAGCCCCGACAGAGGAGACCCCAGCTCCACCCCCGACAGCGGAGACACCAGCTCCAGCCCCAAAAGAGGAGACCAAAGATGCTCCAGCCCCTGTGGCCGCTGTCCCTGAGCCAGTAATCCCTGCTGCTGAGCCTGTGGCCGCTGTCCCAGAGGGGGCCCCCGCTGTGGAGGCCCCTGTACCCAGTGGCCTCATAACTGACCTTGTTGTTGCTGCTGAGCCTGCAGCAGAGCCAATAACCACCCCTGTGGCTGTGGAGGCCCCTGTAGCAGCCGTTGCCAATGAGCCTGTagaggccccaggaccagtggaggCCCCAGGTGAGGTGACAGCTCCAGCCCCAGAGCCTGCAGTAGAGACTCCTACCCCTGCTCCCGAAGCCGCCCCTGAGCTAACACCAGCCGCCCTTGCTCCTGCTCCCTCAGACGCCCCTACCCCTGCCCCAGAGCTAACACCAGCCACCCCTGCTCCTGTGGCCCCGCCTACTCCTGCCCCAGAGCTAACACCAGCCACCCCTGCTCCTGTGGCTCCGCCTACTCCTGCTATCTCAATCCCAGAGATTGATG GTGTTCCGGTGGTTGTGTCGGAGGTGGCACAGGAAGCAGCGGCCTTGGTGTTGGCTGGAGTGGCACAGGAAGCAGAGAAAGACAAGAAACAGAACTAA
- the LOC118937723 gene encoding skin secretory protein xP2-like isoform X2 produces MGCSSSSTQTVDEEKRPGTKPEESNGDTFVVGNGHISEDTETIADQMQLPVQSALTDDSEEPVIMASEALETMGSGWEEDQVLEMLAAAEPEVPPEAPAEAAAVVAEVPSEAVFLVEAVVPVEVVAPVEAVVVEAAPVAEAPAETVVSEESPVVETGAAVEVATLVEAAAPVEAAAPVEVAETVPEAAPAPTEETPAPAPTEETPAPAPTEETPAPAPTEETPAPAPTEETPAPAPTEETPAPAPTEETPAPPPTAETPAPAPKEETKDAPAPVAAVPEPVIPAAEPVAAVPEGAPAVEAPVPSGLITDLVVAAEPAAEPITTPVAVEAPVAAVANEPVEAPGPVEAPGEVTAPAPEPAVETPTPAPEAAPELTPAALAPVAPPTPAPELTPATPAPVAPPTPAISIPEIDGVPVVVSEVAQEAAALVLAGVAQEAEKDKKQN; encoded by the exons ATGGGATGTTCTTCGTCCAGCACACAGACTGTCGATGAGGAGAAGAGACCGGGGACAAAACCCGAGGAGTCCAACGGAGACACATTTG TTGTCGGGAATGGTCACATCTCGGAGGACACGGAGACCATCGCTGACCAGATGCAGCTTCCTGTCCAGAGTGCCCTGACTGATGACTCTGAGGAACCCGTCATCATGGCCTCAGAGGCCCTGGAGACCATGGGGTCTGGATGGGAGGAGGACCAGGTCCTGGAGATGCTGGCTGCAGCCGAGCCAGAGGTTCCCCCTGAAGCCCCTGCTGAGGCTGCAGCTGTAGTTGCAGAGGTCCCTTCAGAGGCTGTGTTCTTAGTAGAGGCTGTGGTCCCAGTGGAGGTGGTGGCCCCTGTTGAGGCTGTCGTGGTTGAGGCCGCTCCTGTGGCAGAGGCTCCTGCTGAGACAGTGGTGTCTGAGGAGTCCCCTGTTGTTGAAACTGGAGCTGCAGTGGAGGTGGCTACCCTTGTCGAGGCAGCTGCACCTGTGGAAGCTGCTGCCCCAGTCGAGGTGGCTGAAACtgtcccagaggctgctccagcCCCGACAGAGGAGACCCCAGCTCCAGCCCCGACAGAGGAGACCCCAGCTCCAGCCCCGACAGAGGAGACCCCAGCTCCAGCCCCGACAGAGGAGACCCCAGCTCCAGCCCCGACAGAGGAGACCCCAGCTCCAGCCCCGACAGAGGAGACCCCAGCTCCAGCCCCGACAGAGGAGACCCCAGCTCCACCCCCGACAGCGGAGACACCAGCTCCAGCCCCAAAAGAGGAGACCAAAGATGCTCCAGCCCCTGTGGCCGCTGTCCCTGAGCCAGTAATCCCTGCTGCTGAGCCTGTGGCCGCTGTCCCAGAGGGGGCCCCCGCTGTGGAGGCCCCTGTACCCAGTGGCCTCATAACTGACCTTGTTGTTGCTGCTGAGCCTGCAGCAGAGCCAATAACCACCCCTGTGGCTGTGGAGGCCCCTGTAGCAGCCGTTGCCAATGAGCCTGTagaggccccaggaccagtggaggCCCCAGGTGAGGTGACAGCTCCAGCCCCAGAGCCTGCAGTAGAGACTCCTACCCCTGCTCCCGAAGCCGCCCCTGAGCTAACACCAGCCGCCCTTGC TCCTGTGGCCCCGCCTACTCCTGCCCCAGAGCTAACACCAGCCACCCCTGCTCCTGTGGCTCCGCCTACTCCTGCTATCTCAATCCCAGAGATTGATG GTGTTCCGGTGGTTGTGTCGGAGGTGGCACAGGAAGCAGCGGCCTTGGTGTTGGCTGGAGTGGCACAGGAAGCAGAGAAAGACAAGAAACAGAACTAA